AGCTCGCATCTTCTTCGGCATCGCGCCGCCCCTCCGCCAATGGGCGGAAACCCTCGAGCGAGTAGACAACCTTGATGCCATGTTCGATCCCCCGCTTGCGCAACTCTTTTCTGATAATCCGCGCCAGCCGGCATTTCCGGGTCTTCTCCAGATCATCAACCCGGATCCGGGTCGGGTCGATTTTGTTGGCCGCTCCCATCGATGAAATCAACTTCAAATCGCTATTATGACAACTTTCAATCAGGTGCAGCTTGGCCGTCACCTGATCTATACAGTCGAGCACATAATCGTATCCTGGCGCCAGAAGTTCAGAGCTGTTTTCGGCCGAAAAAAGAATCTCGATCGGTTCAATCTGCGCATCCGGGTTGATTGCCCGGCACCGTTCGGCCATGGCCCGGGCCTTCGCTTGTCCGACTGTCGCCGCAACCGCATGAACCTGGCGATTCAGGTTGGTGATATCGACCTGGTCAAAATCGATCAGTGTCAGCCGGCCGAGGCCGCCGCGAACCAGTCCTTCGGCCGCATAGGATCCGACCCCGCCGAGGCCGAAAACCGCAACCGACTTGTTGCGCAATTTTTCAAGGCCGGCCGCTCCGTAGAGCAGGTTCAGCCGGTCAAATCGATCTACTCTCATTTACCGTTCATCCAGTTTGAGGGCCCGCCTGGCATTTCTCGTTGTCATGGCGGCTGCCTGCTCCAGGCTCCACCCCCTGATTTCAGCCAGCCGCTCGAGAACAAGATTAAGCCAGAGCGGCCGGTTCGCGCAACCCCGATGCGGATGCGGCGCCATATCCGGGGCATCGGTTTCAATAACAATGGCATCACCGGGTGCCTTTTGCAAAACCTCAACGACACGCCGCGCTTCAGGATAAGTCAGCGATCCGCCAAAGGAAAGAACAAAACCGAGCGAAATCGCCTTCCTTGCCGTCTCGTAGCTGCCACCGAAGGCATGCATGATTCCGCCGACCCGGTTAATCTTTTCTTCCTGCAGGATCTCGAGTATCCGCCCGGTTCTCCTGCGACAATGGATCAGGACCGGCAAGCCCTCGGCAACGGCAATCTGTAACTGTTCGCGAAACACCCGCTCCTGCACTTCGCGTACAACATCAACATAGCGGTCGAGACCGATTTCACCGACTGCGACTGCTTTTTCGTCGCGCAAAAAATTCTGCAGTTCGTCGCCACAGGATTGATCCCACTCTTCGCCGGCCAGCGGATGCACTCCGTAGGCCGCCAAACCGCCGTCGATTGAGGCAACCATCTTTTTCAACCGTGGCCAGTCACAGCGGTGCACGCCGGGGACAACAAAACGGGCGACCCCGCTTTTCCGGGCGGCAATAAGTTCTTTTTCAAGATCGAGTTCGGCGGAAAAACGGTCGAGATGGATATGCGTATCAATCAACATTTACCGATTGTAGCATAGGTTCTGCAGGCAGGTGAATTCCGGCTTTTATCTTGTTTTGGCCAGATAACTGTGCTACTTCTATCTGGTTGGATTACAATTATTTCATGTTTTATTGAGGGTTTGTCATGGCTCTTCCCGGAATCAGCAACGTCCCCTATATCCGCAAGGTTTTTTTCTTTACCCACGGCGTCGGCATGGTTGCCGGGCTGCTTTTCCCGATAATCACCGCACCGGTACTCGGCGACACTGTTTTCACCCTGCCCTTCTTTCTCGTCTGCCTTCTCATGGGCTATGGCACCGGCGCCTGCATGTACTTTTTTGTCAGAATCACACTCAAGAAACAGTTGCGCCTGCAACTCAACATGCTGCAGCCGCTGACCGGGAAAACGGAAGCCGATGACGAGTCGCTCGAATCGCTGAATGGCCTGCTGGCGAAATCAGTCGAACAGGTAGAGATGCTGGTCCAGACAATTACCGATACGATTGAAGAACTGGCGCCGCACCATTCCGGCATATCCGAGCGGAGCCATTTCCTTTCGGAACAGGCAATGGCCGGCCTGAAAGCAGCCTCTTCCAACCGCGAGATTGCCGTCAGCCTTGAGGAGCAACACAGTCAAATTGCCGAGCAGATGGAGAAGCTTTCCAGCCGCACCCAGGATGAAGCAGCCTTGTCTCGCGAACTCTTCGCTTCGCTGCAGGAGATGGCCTCGGCGATGGAACACTCCAACATGAAGTTTCTCGAAACCACATCCAGTGTCGACCAGATGTCGTCCAGCACGCGTAAGGTCTCGGAGCAGGCAAGTGAATTCTCGCATCTGATTGAAACGACAGTCAACGATCTGCAAACCATCCAGAATGCCCTGAACACTATCCGTGACGGTGCAACGTCCAGCGCCGAGGTTGTCACCCTCGTCACGAAGAACGCTGAGGGCGGTATTGAAATCATGGATGAGTCAATCGAAGAGATGGACCGGATCGATGAGGAGAGCCGAAAAGCAACCGCGGCCATGCAACGGCTTGTGCAGCAGACCGAGGAGGTCACCAAGATTATCGAGGTCATCAAGGATCTTGTTTCGGATACCGAGCTTCTCGCCTTTAACGCTGCCATCATAGCCGCCAAAGCCGGGGCCGAGGGCAAAGGCTTTTCCGTTGTCGCCGGGGAGATCCGTGACCTGGCTGATCGCACAACAACCAGTGCTGAGGATATTCATAATATTATTACCGCTATTGCCAATGACACCGGCGAGGTGACGGAAGCGGTTAATGCAACCGCGGCCCGCATTGCCCGTGGCAAGCAGCTTTCAATGGAGACCGGCGCCGCCCTGCGCAAGATCATGGAGAGTGCACGGCAGTCGACAAACAAGGCACGCGACATAGCCAACCAGACCGAAGAGCAGTCAAGCCGGGCCGAGGCCCTGATTGAAGATTCTTCACAGAGCCTGATGTCGGTCCATGCCATCACCAACGCAATGAATGAACAGATGCTCTCGATTCAGCGGATTCAGGAAGGGACAACCGAGATGAAGTCGGCGGCCGACCAGATCACCCGCGGCATGGAAGAGCAGGTCCGCGCCAACCGCGAATTCGATCATGGCCTGACCGAACGCGAAGATCAGATTGTGTCGATTAACCAGGCGATTAAAATCCAATCGGAAACGGTCCAGAAGATATACGATCTGATCTCCGCCTCGGAAAACCGGCTGAAGAACAACAAGGTGAAATTATCGGAAAACGATTATGACCTTGACGAAATGGAGATCCTTTCCGGCCGGCTCAAGGAACTGGCCGATGTCTTCCGCATGCACAAGGACGATGCGATTGAAAGCAAGGGCGTCTGAACACAAAAAAGGTGCCGATGGCGGCACCTTTTTTTCTATTGCTATTCACTAAAATTCAGGCCTGATAACTCTTCGGCATATCCTGGCCGCTCGGCATCATGTCATCGTGCGGCGGTTCGCCATGTTCGGCGCGATACTTCTTGCGCATGCATTCATCCATTCTTTCACCTTTGCAAAAGGACTTGATAAAGCCGCGGCAGGCCAGATCGAGGGTTCCTTCATACTTTTTAAAAAATCCGCACTTATCGAGAAGCTCGCACTCCATTGTTACCTCCTGGAAATAAACTTTGCTTTTGGGGGTGTATGCTATTTCCGGAGGTTACTCAAAGTCAAGAATTTTAATGTCGGAGTTTTCTGAAAATCCCGATTGCTGACCCGATTTTATTTTTCTTCTAACAGGCGAGCGACCATATCGGCTGTCGCAGCGGTCAATTCCCGGCAGTTTTCGAGATGTTCCTGCCCGAGCCAATCATAGCGAGCGGTCAAGCCCTTGCAGCAGGTGGTTTTGAATCTTTCTTTGAATTCATCAACCACATCCGACGCCCTGTCGCCCCTGCCCTGCAGACTCAGGGACATCGCAGCACCGGCTACCGCGCCACAGAGACATTTGCTGTTATCGATGCCGCCGCCAAAGACATCGGCCATTTCAACCAGCTCTTCGCGGACTCCCGGGCAGGTCGCCTGCAGTACCGCCTGGGCACAATTGTCACCGGCCCGGAAGAGCTTTCCGGCTTTTTCTCCGGCGGTCAAGTCATCATTGTTGGCGATCCGGAACCGTTTTCTTTTCCTGAATATCTGCATATCTCCACTATACATCAGTCGAAATAAAAAAAGAAACCGCCGGTTATGCCGGCGGTTTTTCTCCACTCTGCCTTGTCCTGTTGTCAGGCGTCCCGGACCCCCATTTTTTTGAGGATGGTGATCAGCGGACACCAGTTGGTGAACGCGCTCTGGAACAGGTTGAGCCCGACAAAAGCGGTAAACCAGAGCCAGTTCGGGTTATGGTAATGGGCGAGCGCAAGGCTCAGCATGATAAAAAATCCGGCGACCATTCTCAGGTAACGATTGACAGTCATGATTGGGTTTCTCCTTTGCAGTGCTCCCAGCTCCTTACTGCCAGGTGGCCATAAGCGGGCGCAGGGCAACCGGAAGCAAGTTAATAAACGAATCGGCGTTTGCCATTACGGATCAGGATCAGGCACTCGCCGTTTTTGGCCCTCTCTTCTTAAGCATGTAGTAAAGCACCGGTACCGCCATCCGGCTGACCAGCAACGAGGCGATCTCGCCGAACATCAGTGAGATGGCCAGCCCCTGGAAGATCGGGTCAGCTAGGATGACTGAGGCACCCACGACCACGGCCAGGGCCGTCAGCAACATCGGACGGAAACGAATAGCACCGGCCTCGACCACCGCCTCGTCCAGCGGCAACCCATGACCGATGCGCAATTCAATGAAATCGACCAGTATGATCGAGTTTCGGACCACGATACCGGCACCGGCCATAAAACCGATCATCGAGGTTGCGGTGAAAAAAGCGCCGAGAGCCCAATGCGCCGGCAGAATACCGATCAGCGAAAACGGGATCGCGGCCATCACCACCAGCGGCGTGAAGTAGTCTTTGAACCAGCCGACCATAAACATGTAAATCAGTATCATCACCACCGCAAATGCCAGGCCGAGGTCGCGGAACACCTCGAGAGTGATATGCCATTCACCGTCCCATTTAAGCGCCGGCTCACTGGTGGTGAACGGCTGGTTCATGTTGAAAACCTCGATCTCACCCCCTTCGCCGCCGTAGTCGCCGGCTTTAAGTTTGGCGAGGCTTTCATTCATATCGAAGATCGCGTAGACCGGGCTCTCGACGCTGCCGGCCACGTCACCGGTAACATAGATCACCGGTTTGAGGTTCTTGTGGTAGATCGGCTGATCAACCGGTTCTTCGCGAACGCTTACCAGCTCACGCAGCGGTACCAGCCTGGCTTTCGGATTGCCGGTCGAACGCAGCGAAATATTCAACAGCCCGTCGACCCGCGCCCGCAAGTGCTTCGGCAGCTGCAGCACGACGTTGACTTCCTCTTTGTCGCGTGGCTGATGGAAGAGGTCGATCGGCATCCCCTGGGTTGCCAGCTGCACCGTACGGGTGATCTCCTCTTCGCTGATCCCGTTAAGCGCCGCTTTCTCCTTATCGATTTTCAGCACCAGGCGGGTGCGCTCGGCCTCACGGTACCAGTCGACATCGACGACGCCTTCGGTCGACTTGAAGATCTGGCGCACCTGTTTTGCCAGTTTGACCCGTGAATCGTCATCGGGGCCATAGATCTCTGCGACCAGGGTCTGCAGCACCGGCGGTCCGGGCGGAACCTCGGCCACCGCTACCGCTGCACCGTATTTTTCTGCAATTTTGGCGATCGCCGGGCGCATGCGGACCGCGATGTCGTGGCTTTGTAATTTTCGTTCACCTTTCGCAAGCAGGTTGACCTGGATATCGGCAACGTCGGGACCGCTCCGCATGAAATAGTGCCGCACCAGGCCGTTGAAATTGTAGGGCGATGCGGTGCCGACATAGACCTGGTAATCGACCGTGGTCGGATCCTGTTTGACCACCGCTGCCATCTCACGCACGACCCGCGCAGTCTGCTCCAGGGTCGAGCCCTCGGGCATATTGAGAATCACCTGAAATTCGCTTTTGTTGTCGAACGGCAGCATCTTGACCTTGACCGCACCGAAGTAGACCATCGTAAAGCTGCCGAGCAGCAGCACGATGATCCCGGCGAAGAAAACACTGCGCCAGAGTACGCTGGCCAGGAGCGGGTCCATGATGCGATGGTAGAGTCGTGTAAAGAAGTCGTCTGGGGCATGATCGTGGTCATCGTCGAGCGGGCACTCGGCGGGATCGACGTCGGGTTCCTTGCAATGCTTGAGCAGACGGATCGCCGCCCAGGGCGTTACGGTGAAGGCGATCACCAGCGAAAAAAGCATTGCTGCCGACGAACCGATCGGGATCGGCCGCATATAGGGACCCATCAGTCCGCCGACAAAGGCCATCGGCAGGATCGCCGCGATCACCGCCCAGGTTGCAAGGATGGTCGGGTTGCCGACCTCGGCCACCGCCTCGATCGCGATCTTGGCCACCGACTTGTTGCTCGCGCCGGGCAGGCGCATGTGACGCACGATATTCTCGACCACCACAATGGCGTCGTCGACCAGGATACCGATGGAGAAGATCAGGGCAAAGAGAGTAATGCGGTTTAGCGTGTAGCCGTAGAGATAAAAGACCAACAGGGTCAGCGCCAGGGTCGACGGGATCGCCAGCAGAACCACCAGCGATTCGCGGAAGCCGAGAAAGAACAGGATCAGCAGCGAGACACCGAAGACCGCGATCCCCATATGCAGCAGCAGCTCGTTCGACTTCTCGGCTGCAGTCTCACCGTAGTTGCGCGTCACGCTGACCTCGACATCGGCCGGGATCAGCTTCCCCTTGAGGGTATCGATCTTGGCCTCGACCTCGTGTACCACATCAATGGCGTTGGAACCGGGACGTTTGGCAACCGACAGGGTTACTGCGGCCTCCTCGTCCTGGCCGGGCTGTCCGTAGAGCACGTAATTGTCAGGTTCCTGCGGGCCATCGCTGATCGTGGCGACGTCCTGCAGGTAGACCGGACGGTCGCCGTAGACACCGACGACGATGCGCTTGATTTCCTCGGCCGTGCTGAAGAATTCGCCGGTCTGCAACAGCACCTGATGATTCAACGATTCGAGGTTGCCGGTGTACTGCTGTTGGTTGGCCTGCTGCAGCGCCCGGATCAGTTGCCCCGGGGCAAGGTCGCGCGCGGCGAGCTTCAGCGGATCAAACTCGACCCGTACCTGACGGCGGGTGCCGCCGATCAGCTTCGTCTCGGCGACGTTGTGAATGTTCTTGATCTCGTCATCTACCTGGGCGGCGAGCCGCCGTAGAATGAAATGATCGTAGCCGCCGCCGTGGAAGGTCAGCGCCAGAATCGGCACGTCGTCGATGGTGTGCGGTTTAACCAACGGTTTCGACACCCCGTGCGGGATGCGATCGAAGTTGGTCTGCAGCTTCTGGTTCAGCCGCACGATCGCCGTCTCGAGGTCCTCACCGACGTAGAAACGCACCACCAGCATGCTCTGGCCGCGGCTCGAGGTCGAGTAGATATATTCGACCCCGGGCAGCTCGTAGAGAATTTTTTCGATCGGGACCGAGACGCGCTGCTCGATCTCGGCCGGGGTGGCGCCGGGCATGCTGACCATCACGTCGATCATCGGCACCTTGATCTGCGGCTCCTCCTCGCGCGGCAGCAGGGTGATCGCCAGCAGGCCGAGCAACAACGAGAAGATAATCGCCAGTGCGGTCAGGCGCGAGTTGATGAACATCGCGGCGACGCGTCCGGCAAATCCCGGGTTGTCGATCAAAGGCTCCTTCATTGTAGCGGCTCCGGCGCAACGATCTTCAGCGGCTGGCCGTCATGCAGTTGTGTCGCTGCGTGGATAATCACCTGATCTCCGGCCGTAAGTCCCGAGAGGATCTCGACCTGTTCACCGTGACGGGTGCCGACGCGCACCAGGCGCAGATGGGCGGTGCCATCCTCAACGACAAAAACCTGGTCCATCTGGCCGTTGACGCTGATCGCCTCAGCCGGAACCAGCAGGGTCTTGGCCCTGCGGTCGACCAGGGAAACGCGTGCGAACTGGCCACTGCGCAGCCCGGCACGAGCCGGTAATGTCAGCTTGATCCGGGTCGTGCGCGTTTCAGGATCAACGGTCGGCTCGATTTCGCGGATCCGGGCATCCAGATCGAGCCCCGCGGCGGGGATCGATATCGGCAGGGGATCTTCGAGCTTCAAACCTTGAGCCAGGGCCCCGGGTACCTGGATCTGCACTTCGAGAGCCTTGCTGTTTTCAAGTTGCAGCAGCGGTGCGCCCGGAGTGGCGAGGTCGCCAACCTCTATCAATTTGCGCGTCACCGTGGAGTTAAAGGGGGCGCGTACCCGGGTATATTCGAGCATGGCCCGGACCTCACGCTCGCCAGCCGCGGCAATCTGTACCTGTTCCTCTAATGTATTGACCCTCTCGGCCGTTGAAGCCCCGGCCGGCAGCAGCTTGCTCTCGCGCTCGAGGTTGCGCCGCGCCTGGGCGAGCCGGGTTTCGGCCTGACGCAGCTTGGCCTTGATTTCGTCGGCGCTGATCGCCACCAGGAGGTCACCCTTGTTGACCCTGGAGCCAACTTCCACCGGTAGCCTGGAAACCTGGCCGGCAACACGTGACGAGATCAGCGCGTGCTCGACCGCTTTAACGGTGCCGGCAACCTCGACCTGAAACGGGACATCGACCTGCTCCAGAATTTGCGTCTGTACCTCAACCGTCGGCATCTTGACGGTCTCATTTTTTTCGGCCGAACCGCCACAACCGAGTAAAAGCAATGGAGCGAGCAATAATAGGAATAATTTCATTGGTTTCATCACACTTATTTCTCCAGGGAAACTTGGGAATCGGATTCGCCAAACAGGGGGAGCCCGGCAGCACGGCGCAGATCGGCGATGGCCACTGCGACCGCCGAGGTCGCCAGGGCGTTGCCGACCCGGGCATCGGTCAGCCGTTTTTCACTGTCGATCAGTTCGGACGTCAACAGAACACCGGCATCGAAACGGGCTTTGGTCAGTCTTTCGCTTTCGGCTGCCTGTTCCACCATCTTCTGCGAGACCTTAAGACGTTCCCGTGCCAGGTTCAAGGCCAGTTCAGCCTGACTCAATTCAAGACCGAGCGCCAGTTCCAGCTTCTTCTTTTCGGCACGGACTTCTCCGAGGCGAGCTTCGGCCAGGGCAATATCGGCGGCAGATTGATGACCATCAAACAGTTTGAAGTTCAAATTCACCCCGGCGATCCACGAGTCACCATCACCATCGAGGACAGTCCCCTGATCATAGTTATACCGGGCAAAACCATCAACCGTCGGCAAGCGACTGCCGCGCGCTGCCGCCAATCGCGATTCAGCGGCCTGCAGGGCAGCGGTCAGCTTCTTCATTTCCGGGCGTTGAGCCGAATCGGGTTCGGTTGGCAGAACCGGGCTTTCGCCTTCCTCAATCTCTATCCGCAAACCATCTCCGGGCAGACCCAAAAGGGTCAGGAATACCCTTTTCGCCATTTCAAGATCGTGTTGCGCCTGGACCAGGTTCTCGGTTGCCTGCGATTGCTCCACCTCAAGGTTCAGCAGGTCAGACTTGAGAAGATCCCCGGCTTCGAAGCGGGACCGGGCGACCGCAAGCGAAGAGGAGATCGCCTTCAGGGCCTTTAAGCGGGTCTCTATAACTTTGCGACTGGCTAAAATTCTCTGAACCGATTGGAAGAGCTTGAATTCGAGACGGAGGAGAACAGCTTCGCTCTCTGCGGCCGAGAGATCGATGCCAGCCCGGGCGGCCTCCTTCTGTGCCATATCCCGACCACCGTTGTATAAACGGTACTGCACACCGACTCCCAGGTCCAGGTTGTCGGTGCGGCCTGGATTGTTAAAGTCTATGCCCGGAGAAAACTCTCCCTGGTTGAGAATATTACCGAAGGAATACATCGGGTTGTTGGTCTGGCTGTAACGACCTGTCAGCTCAAGCTGCGGGTAGAAGCCGACCTCTGCCTGCTGCAGCATAGCCTCGGCCTGGAGTATTCGTTGCGTTGCCTGTTGACTGTCCGGGTTGTTCTTTCTGGCAAATTCGATCGCCCGGCGCGCCGTCCAGATATCAGGACCATCCAGACCAGCGGCGAAGCCCGGTGCACTGAGCAATAAGGTCAAAAAAAGAAATAAGAATGGTCTTGCTTTCATTACGCACCCTGTCATTTGCAGTCAATGTATAGGCCGGTGCTCCGGGACAGAATCAGCTGATCCGTAAAACTATCTTCCCGGCACCAGGCCATTATCAGTTAAACAGTTCCATTTTTCTTATTTTCATGAAACAACTACATTCAAAAAACAATATATTCAAATCAATCCACTCAGTCAACCCCCAATCAATACAATTAGTGTCTGCCAATATTTAAACATATACCTGCACCGATTTCTATTCGAACACCTTAAAAAAAGTAAAGAACCAGATCGAAATTTTAAATTGATATAAAACGCAGTTTGTACTAGTATAACAGGCCTGTAAATCGTCGTATTTTCAGTATGTTAGGCCATGCTGAATTAATTTTTGATATCCCCAAACAAAGGAGCTGTCCAATGAAAAGAGTATTCTCCCTGCTGACCGTACTGCTGCTGACGGTCTGTCTGTCGACCGCTGTCGCTGCTGAAAAGAAAAAAGACCCGCTGGCGGCGTGGAAACCGAAGTTCGATCCGAGTGGTGCCAAGTACACCTACATCCTCTCCAACATCTCGCACCCGGTCATCGAAGGGGTCGCCGTCGGCTACCGGATCCGCGATGCGGTCTGGGAAAAATCGAACGGCCAGATTTACGTCGACTACCGGCCGCTGGCCCAGCTCGGCGGTGAAAAGGACGTTATCGCCAAGCTCAAGCTCGGCGCTGTTCACGGCATGCTGAGCTCTTCGGTCGCCGCTCAGAACGTTGCCGACCGTCTCGGCATTGTCAACCTGCCGTATGTTGTCGACACCTTCGACAAGCTCGACAAGTTCCGCAACACGCCGGAGCTCTGGAAGCCGTTCACCGAAAGCGCGCTGGCCAGCGGCATCATGACGGTCGACGTCACCGGCTACGGTCCGTACGGCTGGGCGACCAACACCCCGGTTAGAACCATCGCCGACGCCAAGACCATCAACTTCCGCATCGCCCAGGCACCGCTTAATGCCGACTTCTATAAGGCCTGGGGCCTGAAGTTTACGGTCATGCCGTGGCCCGACGTGCCGCAGGCTCTGCAGACCGGCGTCATCACCGGCCTCGACCACACCGCCATCGTCTGCAACATCACCAAGAAATTCAACATAGCCAAAAACTTCACCGAGCTCGACTACGCCCAGGGCCTTTTCATCCACCTGATGAACAAGCGCTGGTTCGACAAGTTGCCGGCCGACCTGCAGAAGGTCATGATCGACGTTATTGCAGAAGAGAGCGCCAAGACGCGTGAACTGACAAAGAAGCAGCACACCGAGCAGGTCGCCAAGGCGAAAGAAGCGGGCGTCCAGTTCTTCAAGCTCTCGGCTGCCGAGCAGCAAAGTCTGGTTGACATGGCGGCCCCGGTTCTCGAAAAATGGGGCGAGAAGATCGGTGCGGATTACCTGAAAACCGTACAGACGGCTCTTGCCAAGTAATTATATTTCATATATATTTGCACGACGTTAAATCGGCCGGGGAGGCACCAATCCCCGGCTCTTTTTTGGGATGAAGCATGCTGAAAAAGTT
The nucleotide sequence above comes from Desulfuromonas sp.. Encoded proteins:
- a CDS encoding multidrug transporter AcrB, with the protein product MKEPLIDNPGFAGRVAAMFINSRLTALAIIFSLLLGLLAITLLPREEEPQIKVPMIDVMVSMPGATPAEIEQRVSVPIEKILYELPGVEYIYSTSSRGQSMLVVRFYVGEDLETAIVRLNQKLQTNFDRIPHGVSKPLVKPHTIDDVPILALTFHGGGYDHFILRRLAAQVDDEIKNIHNVAETKLIGGTRRQVRVEFDPLKLAARDLAPGQLIRALQQANQQQYTGNLESLNHQVLLQTGEFFSTAEEIKRIVVGVYGDRPVYLQDVATISDGPQEPDNYVLYGQPGQDEEAAVTLSVAKRPGSNAIDVVHEVEAKIDTLKGKLIPADVEVSVTRNYGETAAEKSNELLLHMGIAVFGVSLLILFFLGFRESLVVLLAIPSTLALTLLVFYLYGYTLNRITLFALIFSIGILVDDAIVVVENIVRHMRLPGASNKSVAKIAIEAVAEVGNPTILATWAVIAAILPMAFVGGLMGPYMRPIPIGSSAAMLFSLVIAFTVTPWAAIRLLKHCKEPDVDPAECPLDDDHDHAPDDFFTRLYHRIMDPLLASVLWRSVFFAGIIVLLLGSFTMVYFGAVKVKMLPFDNKSEFQVILNMPEGSTLEQTARVVREMAAVVKQDPTTVDYQVYVGTASPYNFNGLVRHYFMRSGPDVADIQVNLLAKGERKLQSHDIAVRMRPAIAKIAEKYGAAVAVAEVPPGPPVLQTLVAEIYGPDDDSRVKLAKQVRQIFKSTEGVVDVDWYREAERTRLVLKIDKEKAALNGISEEEITRTVQLATQGMPIDLFHQPRDKEEVNVVLQLPKHLRARVDGLLNISLRSTGNPKARLVPLRELVSVREEPVDQPIYHKNLKPVIYVTGDVAGSVESPVYAIFDMNESLAKLKAGDYGGEGGEIEVFNMNQPFTTSEPALKWDGEWHITLEVFRDLGLAFAVVMILIYMFMVGWFKDYFTPLVVMAAIPFSLIGILPAHWALGAFFTATSMIGFMAGAGIVVRNSIILVDFIELRIGHGLPLDEAVVEAGAIRFRPMLLTALAVVVGASVILADPIFQGLAISLMFGEIASLLVSRMAVPVLYYMLKKRGPKTASA
- a CDS encoding tRNA cyclic N6-threonylcarbamoyladenosine(37) synthase TcdA, which codes for MRVDRFDRLNLLYGAAGLEKLRNKSVAVFGLGGVGSYAAEGLVRGGLGRLTLIDFDQVDITNLNRQVHAVAATVGQAKARAMAERCRAINPDAQIEPIEILFSAENSSELLAPGYDYVLDCIDQVTAKLHLIESCHNSDLKLISSMGAANKIDPTRIRVDDLEKTRKCRLARIIRKELRKRGIEHGIKVVYSLEGFRPLAEGRRDAEEDASYQDRRAPLGSSSVIPPMFGLTMAGEVIRDLLGAD
- a CDS encoding DUF2892 domain-containing protein; this translates as MTVNRYLRMVAGFFIMLSLALAHYHNPNWLWFTAFVGLNLFQSAFTNWCPLITILKKMGVRDA
- a CDS encoding efflux RND transporter periplasmic adaptor subunit, translating into MKPMKLFLLLLAPLLLLGCGGSAEKNETVKMPTVEVQTQILEQVDVPFQVEVAGTVKAVEHALISSRVAGQVSRLPVEVGSRVNKGDLLVAISADEIKAKLRQAETRLAQARRNLERESKLLPAGASTAERVNTLEEQVQIAAAGEREVRAMLEYTRVRAPFNSTVTRKLIEVGDLATPGAPLLQLENSKALEVQIQVPGALAQGLKLEDPLPISIPAAGLDLDARIREIEPTVDPETRTTRIKLTLPARAGLRSGQFARVSLVDRRAKTLLVPAEAISVNGQMDQVFVVEDGTAHLRLVRVGTRHGEQVEILSGLTAGDQVIIHAATQLHDGQPLKIVAPEPLQ
- a CDS encoding TatD family deoxyribonuclease is translated as MLIDTHIHLDRFSAELDLEKELIAARKSGVARFVVPGVHRCDWPRLKKMVASIDGGLAAYGVHPLAGEEWDQSCGDELQNFLRDEKAVAVGEIGLDRYVDVVREVQERVFREQLQIAVAEGLPVLIHCRRRTGRILEILQEEKINRVGGIMHAFGGSYETARKAISLGFVLSFGGSLTYPEARRVVEVLQKAPGDAIVIETDAPDMAPHPHRGCANRPLWLNLVLERLAEIRGWSLEQAAAMTTRNARRALKLDER
- a CDS encoding C4-dicarboxylate ABC transporter substrate-binding protein codes for the protein MKRVFSLLTVLLLTVCLSTAVAAEKKKDPLAAWKPKFDPSGAKYTYILSNISHPVIEGVAVGYRIRDAVWEKSNGQIYVDYRPLAQLGGEKDVIAKLKLGAVHGMLSSSVAAQNVADRLGIVNLPYVVDTFDKLDKFRNTPELWKPFTESALASGIMTVDVTGYGPYGWATNTPVRTIADAKTINFRIAQAPLNADFYKAWGLKFTVMPWPDVPQALQTGVITGLDHTAIVCNITKKFNIAKNFTELDYAQGLFIHLMNKRWFDKLPADLQKVMIDVIAEESAKTRELTKKQHTEQVAKAKEAGVQFFKLSAAEQQSLVDMAAPVLEKWGEKIGADYLKTVQTALAK
- a CDS encoding TolC family protein, which gives rise to MKARPFLFLFLTLLLSAPGFAAGLDGPDIWTARRAIEFARKNNPDSQQATQRILQAEAMLQQAEVGFYPQLELTGRYSQTNNPMYSFGNILNQGEFSPGIDFNNPGRTDNLDLGVGVQYRLYNGGRDMAQKEAARAGIDLSAAESEAVLLRLEFKLFQSVQRILASRKVIETRLKALKAISSSLAVARSRFEAGDLLKSDLLNLEVEQSQATENLVQAQHDLEMAKRVFLTLLGLPGDGLRIEIEEGESPVLPTEPDSAQRPEMKKLTAALQAAESRLAAARGSRLPTVDGFARYNYDQGTVLDGDGDSWIAGVNLNFKLFDGHQSAADIALAEARLGEVRAEKKKLELALGLELSQAELALNLARERLKVSQKMVEQAAESERLTKARFDAGVLLTSELIDSEKRLTDARVGNALATSAVAVAIADLRRAAGLPLFGESDSQVSLEK